The following coding sequences lie in one Arachis ipaensis cultivar K30076 chromosome B03, Araip1.1, whole genome shotgun sequence genomic window:
- the LOC107630570 gene encoding uncharacterized protein LOC107630570 — protein MPPLRSSGFVDPGWDHGIAQDERKKKVRCNYCGKIVSGGIYRLKQHLARVSGEVTYCEKAPEEVYLRMKENLEGCRSNKKQKHIDAQAYMNFQSNDDEDDEEQIECRSKGKQLMDDRSVSINFTPLRSLGYVDPGWEHGVAQDERKKKVKCNYCEKIVSGGINRFKQHLARIPGEVAPCKNAPEEVYLKIKENMKWHRTGRRHRQPEAKELIPFYAKSVDDDDDDDGDEEDEYEQMEDALHHVNKETLIDVDNRLSKDFRKTFKAMPPSTGPEPVLRRSRLDNIYLKLPKNQPPQAFNQVKVKAGPTKKLRKEVISTICKFFYHAGIPLQAADSLYFHKMLEVVGQYGQGLVCPPSQLMSGRFLQEEIDSIRNYLVEYKASWAITGCSVMADSWRDVQGRTIINFLVSCPHGVYFVSSVDATNVVEDAPNLFKLLDKVVEEIGEENVVQVITENTPNYKAAGKMLEEKRRNLFWTPCATYCINRILEDFMKIRCVEECIEKGQKITKLIYNQIWLLNLMKNEFTEGQELLNTAGTQYASSFATLRSLLDHRVGLKRMFLSNKWISSRFSRTNEGKEVEKIVLNVTFWKKMQYVRKSVDPIMHVLQKVCSGESFSMPYIYNDMYRAKLAIKSVNGDDARKYEPFWKVIDNHCNSLFCHPLYLAAYFLNPSYRYRQDFVAHSEVVRGLNECIVRLEPDNMRRISASMQIAHYNSAQDDFGTELAISTRTDLEPAAWWQQHGISCIELQRIAVRILSQTCSTFVREHEWSIYDQIYSKSQNRLTQKKLNDLIYVHYNLRLRESQLRKRSRDSRSTSVDNVLLEHLLKDWITDTNIQSSDVDKNIFDGIEHDDQYENDLIDYDDGAARSLKGSLELETMADLAVGSPDVDHANINAATDNDSDLNYFDDDLSE, from the exons ATGCCTCCATTACGCTCCAGTGGATTTGTTGATCCCGGTTGGGATCATGGTATTGCCCAAGATGAGCGGAAAAAGAAGGTTAGATGCAATTATTGTGGGAAAATAGTTAGTGGTGGCATATACAGATTAAAGCAGCATTTAGCCCGAGTTTCTGGTGAAGTAACATATTGTGAAAAGGCTCCTGAGGAAGTCTACTTAAGAATGAAGGAAAACCTGGAAGGGTGTCGATCCAACAAGAAACAGAAGCACATTGATGCTCAAGCATATATGAATTTTCAGtctaatgatgatgaagatgatgaagagcAAATTGAGTGTAGAAGCAAAGGGAAGCAGTTGATGGATGATAGAAGTGTATCTATAAACTTTACACCTCTTCGTTCATTAGGATATGTTGACCCAGGGTGGGAACATGGTGTTGCTCAAgatgagagaaagaagaaagtgaAATGCAACTATTGTGAGAAAATTGTTAGTGGAGGTATTAATCGGTTTAAACAGCATCTGGCTAGAATTCCTGGAGAGGTAGCACCTTGTAAAAATGCTCCTGAAGAAGTTTATCTTAAGATTAAAGAGAATATGAAATGGCATCGCACTGGAAGGAGACATAGGCAACCTGAGGCTAAGGAGTTGATTCCTTTCTATGCAAAAtcagttgatgatgatgatgatgatgatggtgatgaagaagatgaatatGAGCAGATGGAAGATGCTTTGCATCATGTGAACAAGGAAACATTGATTGATGTTGATAACAGATTGTCTAAAGACTTTAGGAAGACCTTCAAGGCAATGCCGCCAAGTACTGGTCCTGAACCTGTATTGAGAAGATCTAGGTTGGATAACATATACCTGAAACTGCCCAAGAATCAGCCTCCTCAAGCTTTCAATCAAGTCAAAGTTAAGGCTGGGCCCACTAAAAAATTGCGCAAGGAAGTCATTTCTACAATTTGCAAGTTCTTTTACCATGCTGGGATTCCTTTACAGGCTGCAGACTCCTTATATTTTCATAAAATGCTTGAAGTTGTTGGTCAATATGGACAGGGACTGGTATGTCCACCAAGCCAACTTATGTCTGGTCGCTTTTTGCAGGAGGAAATAGATTCCATTAGGAATTATCTCGTCGAATACAAGGCTTCCTGGGCAATTACTGGTTGTTCTGTAATGGCAGATAGTTGGAGAGATGTACAGGGAAGGACAATTATTAACTTTCTTGTTTCTTGTCCTCATGGCGTATACTTTGTTTCTTCAGTTGATGCTACTAATGTAGTAGAAGATGCACCAAATCTATTCAAGCTTCTGGACAAGGTGGTGGAGGAAATAGGTGAGGAAAATGTGGTGCAG GTCATAACTGAAAATACTCCCAACTATAAAGCTGCTGGGAAAATGCTTGAAGAGAAGCGAAGGAATTTATTTTGGACTCCTTGTGCCACTTATTGTATTAATCGAATTCTAGAAGATTTTATGAAGATAAGATGTGTGGAAGAGTGCATTGAAAAAGGCCAGAAAATTACAAAACTAATATACAATCAAATATGGTTGTTAAATCTTATGAAAAATGAATTTACTGAGGGGCAGGAGCTTTTAAACACAGCTGGGACACAGTATGCCTCTAGCTTTGCTACATTGCGGAGCTTGTTGGATCATAGAGTTGGGCTCAAAAGAATGTTTCTATCAAACAAATGGATTTCATCCAGGTTCTCCAGGACAAATGAGGGGAAAGAGGTGGAAAAAATTGTCTTGAATGTCACGTTTTGGAAGAAAATGCAGTATGTTAGAAAGTCAGTAGATCCCATCATGCATGTACTTCAAAAGGTTTGTAGTGGTGAGAGCTTCTCAATGCCATACATATATAATGACATGTACCGAGCAAAACTTGCAATCAAATCTGTTAATGGTGATGATGCACGTAAATATGAACCATTCTGGAAGGTGATAGACAATCATTGTAACTCTCTGTTTTGTCACCCACTTTACTTGGCTGCGTACTTCTTGAATCCCTCCTACAGGTATCGGCAAGATTTTGTGGCG CATTCTGAGGTAGTCCGGGGGCTCAATGAATGTATTGTTCGGCTAGAGCCAGACAATATGAGACGGATATCTGCATCAATGCAG ATTGCTCATTATAATTCTGCACAAGATGACTTTGGAACTGAATTGGCAATTAGCACAAGAACAGATCTTGAACCAG CTGCGTGGTGGCAACAACATGGAATAAGCTGCATAGAGTTGCAAAGAATAGCTGTGCGCATATTAAGTCAGACATGCTCAACCTTTGTGCGTGAGCATGAGTGGAGTATATATGATCAGATATACAGTAAAAGTCAAAATCGTCTAACACAGAAGAAACTGAATGACCTTATCTACGTGCACTACAACTTGCGACTTAGAGAATCCCAATTAAGAAAAAGGTCTAGGGACTCGAGGTCAACCTCTGTTGACAATGTTCTGCTAGAGCACTTACTCAAGGATTGGATAACGGACACCAATATACAAAGCTCTGATGTTGATAAG AACATCTTTGATGGAATTGAACACGATGATCAATATGAAAATGATTTAATTGATTATGATGATGGAGCTGCACGATCTTTGAAGGGATCGCTTGAGCTGGAAACTATGGCTGATTTAGCAGTAGGATCACCAGATGTAGACCATGCTAACATTAATGCTGCCACTGACAATGACTCTgatcttaattattttgatgatgattTGAGCGAGTAA